A genomic window from Pyricularia oryzae 70-15 chromosome 7, whole genome shotgun sequence includes:
- a CDS encoding alpha-amylase 1 has product MRFSHLVWVAASALLNTADAATKEQWKGRSVYQLMTDRYARTDGSLTATCEPQKFCGGTWAGLLKKLDYIQSMGFTAIQISPIVKNIDDDTAVGEAYHGYWSLDNYALNDKFGTKDDLKALIDELHKRDMYIMVDVVVNNMAQKFDNIIPPKVDYSKFNPFNDKKYFHPYCNVTQWDSPDHTNIQECWLYPYGVALADLATETAPVADEFNKWIKQLVSNYSIDGLRIDAAKHVNPSFLGPFVQSSGVFTWGEILTGEISDFCPYQNQGQLPGMPNYLEYYKINTVFNGGSMKSLAAIHKDAQSGCNDTLALGSFVENHDMPRFANKNKDMALAKNAMAYILMTDGIPTVYQGQEQHFDGGDTPFNREPLWTSKYDQKSELYTLTATLNKARNAANKASNGTYATTYAQELMVDDNHYCMRKGPTGSQLVFCISNKSSKGDSYNMQVPKGFGSGDDIVEILTCKTAKADGSGVVTMPMSKGEPRVYALQSSLKDSGLCKDGTSSQSLNGAGGVRAGGLMGLVAVAVSLMFVM; this is encoded by the exons atgCGCTTTTCCCACTTGGTTTGGGTCGCCGCCTCGGCCCTCTTGAACACGGCTGATGCCGCCACCAAAGAACAGTGGAAGGGTAGATCGGTCTACCAGTTGATGACCGACCGCTACGCCCGCACCGACGGCTCCCTGACGGCGACATGTGAGCCGCAGAAGTTTTGCGGAGGAACCTGGGCCGGTCTCCTCAAGAAGCTCGACTACATCCAGAGCATGGGCTTCACGGCGATCCAGATCAGCCCCATCGTCAAGAACATCGACGACGACACCGCGGTCGGTGAGGCCTACCACGGCTACTGGTCCCTCGACAACTATGCCCTGAACGACAAGTTTGGAACCAAGGATGACCTCAAGGCCCTGATCGACGAGCTGCACAAGCGTGACATGTACATCATGGTGGACGTCGTCGTCAACAACATGGCCCAAAAGTTCGATAACATCATCCCGCCCAAGGTCGACTACTCCAAGTTCAACCCCTTCAACGACAAGAAGTACTTTCACCCGTACTGCAACGTGACCCAGTGGGACAGCCCCGACCACACCAACATCCAGGAGTGCTGGCTGTACCCCTACGGCGTCGCCCTCGCCGACCTGGCCACCGAGACCGCGCCCGTGGCCGACGAGTTCAACAAGTGGATCAAGCAGCTTGTGTCCAACTACTCCATCGACGGTCTCCGTATCGACGCCGCCAAGCACGTGAACCCGTCCTTCCTGGGACCCTTTGTGCAGTCTTCGGGCGTCTTCACCTGGGGAGAGATCCTGACCGGTGAGATTAGCGATTTCTGCCCCTACCAGAACCAGGGCCAGCTTCCGGGAATGCCCAACTACCTCGAGTACTACAAGATCAACACTGTCTTCAACGGCGGTTCCATGAAGAGCCTGGCCGCCATCCACAAGGATGCTCAGTCCGGCTGCAACGACACCCTCGCCCTGGGCAGCTTTGTCGAGAACCACGACATGCCGCGGTTTGCTAACAAGAACAAGGACATGGCTTTGGCCAAGAACGCCATGGCTTACATCCTGATGACTGACGGTATTCCTActg TTTACCAAGGTCAGGAGCAGCACTTTGACGGCGGCGACACCCCCTTCAACCGCGAGCCTCTCTGGACCTCCAAGTACGACCAAAAGTCGGAGCTGTACACGCTGACGGCGACGCTCAACAAGGCCCGCAACGCCGCCAACAAGGCGTCCAACGGCACCTACGCCACGACGTACGCGCAGGAGCTCATGGTGGACGACAACCACTACTGCATGCGCAAGGGCCCGACCGGCAGCCAGCTCGTGTTTTGCATCAGCAACAAGAGCAGCAAGGGCGACAGCTACAACATGCAGGTGCCCAAGGGCTTCGGGTCCGGCGACGACATCGTCGAGATCCTGACCTGCAAGACCGCCAAGGCCGACGGCTCCGGCGTCGTCACCATGCCCATGTCCAAGGGCGAGCCCAGGGTCTACGCGCTGCAGTCGAGCCTCAAGGACAGCGGTCTCTGCAAGGACGGTACCTCGTCCCAGTCGCTCAACGGTGCCGGTGGCGTCCGCGCCGGTGGTCTGATGGGTCTGGTTGCCGTGGCTGTGTCGTTGATGTTTGTCATGTAA
- a CDS encoding alpha-1,3-glucan synthase Ags2, which yields MAPTHNVFLLAVTLFTTLSLVPALKFDVDFVDWNLNTNRLATNPLEYTGNRDKTNHTKSPTNWRFPYYTIFLDRFVNGDPTNDDINGTYYEQDMTSNQLRHGGDLQGVLDSLDYIQGMGVKGIYIAGSPFINAPWGADAYSPLDLTLLDKHFGDIKMWQKTIQAIHDRGMYVIIDQTMATMGDLLGFEGHLNDSTPFTEKEHKVVWKSSRRYLDFDIGNDYNETCNYPVFYNENGFPETAETLSKLKGCYNSDFDQYGDIEAFGVFPDWKRQLAKFASVQDRLREWHPSVMARLKVFSCLAIQMLDFDGYRIDKAMQVTLEAQAEWSSAMRACAKEVGKDNFMVVGEITSGNVLGSVYLGRGRQPDMKPDLTTALSLKGSTDKKYFLREPGNSALDGGAFHYSVYRYLTKFLGLQGNLQAGFDLPTDDWATFWNDMLQSNDFYNANTGEFDPRHLYGVTNQDVFRWPGIKQGTERWNLGFFIITLLLPGAPLVFYGEEQEFYVLDNSAENYVFGRQAFSPTPAWMQHACYKQDNEVYVDWPVEKSRTGCTDITVSYDHRDPSAPLRNMMKHMFQMREQIPSLEHGWLVQKLANQTRFELLRGSSSPSEFGIWGMARGLMIPAQKANESEPYVWLVYHNEAVEKTYTFDCNSQAEHVAFVAPFDSGDKVVNLFDKSDVLTLGSSAVKNGFTGSASAGCISSITMKPYEFRAYVPDGKFVEITPMITGFIPGPSDNPGKHDSSFDSTFADGRLDLRLEFSVEMADCDSITKAITILTTTKDGEGTGSSARITQVTCGLIQNPTKRDLVGFVPSLFFWSAKLTSLADGIHKVVVENAPAKKTGSTTAARDVFLFRFGKLNNPVVWPQVANYSTTLVSGTKDAMSITHSAPGATKWRYTTNWGTMWSDWQPYTGEQTVSISPMVWSGTAKQQWEGTHVTVQYHSAPLGSSSIKQHGDLNWGTPRRLPHVFLHGPFNKWGYDAGVLNTMALAGAGLWEKHFFYEWPANFQFNIWGINPDGQPDATFIYGDVDNDGVADRLPPSSLANNVVNITSGPPMPYWSWKIQFDDTNLTIKKVPQGHIAVQVILMFLLATGSVILAAVSGWIYVAGFYKVKVNKSGFSKKKGFPLKLNLSSVNLMSREKEKGMGMEMATVTPSPMVSLTPAPGGAAAAAGKDGKRRKVLIATMEYNIDDWKISIKIGGLGVMAKLMSTALPHCDIIWVVPVVGDVEYPVDTPAESMFVNIMGSSYEVKVQYHYHENITYVILDAPVFRTQTKADPYIARMDDIESGILYAAWNSCIAEAIRRFSPDIYHINDYHGAAAPLYLLPQTIPVCLSLHNAEFQGLWPMRTPEESKEVCEVFGLAPEIVTQYVQYGAVFNLLHAGASYLRLHQRGFGAVGVSKKYGDRSLARYPIFWSLKNIGQLPNPDPSDRDDWDPSQAAEQQQPEDIQIDEEAEAKRGDLRRQAQEWAGLNVDPDADLFVFVGRWSLQKGVDLIADIFPSVLEKYPKTQLIAVGPVIDLYGKFAALKLEKLMQKYPGRVFSKPEFTSLPPYIFSGAEFALIPSRDEPFGLVAVEFGRKGALGVGARVGGLGQMPGFWYTVESTSPQHLLYQFEHAITSALKCKTKKRALMRAWSAKQRFPVAQWRMQIDSLYDQSIRIHNKEAAKKKSGGRSGGLFPLSPSVQSPNPNTRLIGSNSPLSPIPGSSAGPPSPGADASRTRSLIGPTPTSPGLMSPYGAPDDGPRLSAPRFPWTDLPSSNNRDSTISVMTTDSTGFRAQSEGAEGDMLGMPTPPPKSFYQQSRNSSMLSLKDVVGERHDFKLQKVDQNFTDSNEEFYYEFSAMLDDNLTAKNSTTEMCIESFLKKSEKEWFARYRNAKLGISRDASRSRPGSPSGSRPQSRGGDSRNTSVVSRGRARHRSASRSGLHIVDNSDESQTSPWTDDEFLLGDGYKAPTGIKKFLSRRVGDWPIYSFFLVFGQIISINSYQIVLLTGETSQEPAKLYTTAGTYCATSVIWFFMSRYFKSVYALSIPWFFFGLAFLCLGVAPFIAEWSVRGPLQDAATAFYAAGASHGAIAFALNFGDEGGAPTRQWVTRALVVTGFAQVYSLGLWYWGTLVANGSYSVSGFIGATAVPRAVVICIPICFILWAIGIIVYLGLPDFYRQSPDTIPGFYISLARRKIVPCFFAMVIIQNYWMSAPYGRNWAFLFSSQFVPGWGVVLLAIFFLLGLWSVILYALSRLADEHTWLLPMLAIGLCAPRWAQMLWGVSGMGMYIPWIPNPVAGAVISRCLWLWLGLLDNIQGVGFGMMLLATLTRTHVLAVLMGGQVFGSAFTMLARATSPNRLIPTVTFPDFSESIGAGLSQPWFWACLGFQLLIPLAFSKVFRKEQVSKP from the exons ATGGCACCCACACATAATGTCTTTCTATTGGCAGTGACGCTCTTTACCACATTATCACTCGTTCCGGCGCTCAAGTTCGACGTCGACTTTGTCGACTGGAACCTCAACACAAACAGATTAGCAACAAACCCATTAGAGTATACGGGCAACAGGGACAAGACGAATCACACAAAGTCGCCGACAAACTGGCGGTTTCCCTACTATACGATATTTTTGGACCGCTTCGTCAATGGCGACCCGACGAACGATGATATCAATGGTACATACTACGAGCAGGACATGACCAGCAACCAGCTGCGTCATGGCGGCGACCTGCAGGGAGTTTTGGACTCGTTGGATTACATTCAGGGAATGGGGGTCAAG GGCATCTACATTGCCGGATCGCCATTCATCAATGCGCCATGGGGCGCCGACGCCTACTCG CCTTTGGACTTGACCTTGCTGGACAAGCACTTTGGCGACATCAAGATGTGGCAAAAGACCATCCAGGCGATACACGACCGGGGCATGTATGTCATTATAGATCAGACAATGGCAAC CATGGGTGATCTCCTCGGTTTCGAAGGCCATCTCAACGACAGCACGCCGTTCACGGAAAAGGAACACAAGgtggtctggaagtcgtctCGCCGTTACCTGGACTTTGATATTGGCAATGACTACAACGAGACTTGCAACTACCCCGTGTTTTACAACGAGAACGGCTTCCCCGAAACGGCCGAGACGCTCTCCAAGCTCAAGGGCTGCTACAACAGCGACTTTGACCAATATGGTGACATTGAGGCCTTTGGCGTCTTCCCCGACTGGAAGCGTCAGCTGGCCAAGTTCGCCTCGGTGCAGGACCGTCTCCGCGAGTGGCACCCGTCGGTCATGGCCAGGCTCAAGGTGTTTTCTTGCTTGGCCATCCAGATGCTGGACTTTGATGGCTACCGTATCGACAAGGCCATGCAGGTGACGCTGGAAGCGCAGGCCGAGTGGAGCAGCGCCATGCGTGCGTGCGCCAAGGAGGTGGGCAAGGACAACTTTATGGTCGTCGGCGAGATCACCTCGGGCAACGTGCTGGGATCCGTCTACCTGGGCCGCGGTCGCCAGCCCGACATGAAGCCCGACCTGACCACCGCGCTCTCGCTCAAGGGCTCCACCGACAAGAAGTACTTTCTCCGCGAGCCCGGCAACAGCGccctcgacggcggcgcctTCCACTACTCGGTCTATCGTTATCTCACCAAGTTCCTCGGTCTCCAGGGCAATCTCCAGGCTGGTTTCGATCTGCCGACTGATGACTGGGCGACCTTTTGGAACGACATGCTGCAGAGCAACGACTTTTACAACGCCAACACTG GCGAATTTGATCCCCGCCACCTCTACGGCGTGACGAACCAGGACGTCTTCCGATGGCCAGGAATCAAGCAGGGCACCGAAAGATGGAACCTCGGTTTCTTCATCATCACGCTGCTGCTCCCCGGTGCCCCTCTCGTGTTTTACGGCGAGGAGCAGGAATTCTACGTGCTCGACAACTCGGCCGAGAACTACGTGTTTGGCCGTCAGGCATTCTCCCCCACGCCGGCCTGGATGCAACATGCCTGCTACAAGCAGGACAACGAGGTGTACGTCGACTGGCCGGTCGAGAAGAGCCGGACCGGTTGCACGGACATCACGGTGAGCTACGACCACCGCGACCCGTCGGCACCGCTGCGCAACATGATGAAGCATATGTTCCAGATGCGCGAACAGATCCCCTCGCTCGAGCACGGCTGGCTCGTccagaagctcgccaaccAGACCCGCTTCGAGCTCCTGCGCGGCAGCTCCTCGCCCTCCGAGTTTGGCATCTGGGGCATGGCCAGGGGCCTGATGATACCCGCGCAAAAGGCCAACGAGTCGGAGCCCTACGTCTGGCTGGTGTACCACAACGAGGCCGTCGAGAAGACCTATACCTTTGACTGCAACTCCCAGGCCGAGCACGTCGCCTTTGTCGCGCCGTTTGACAGCGGAGACAAGGTGGTCAACCTGTTTGACAAGTCGGACGTCCTGACcctgggttcctcggccgtcAAGAATGGCTTCACGGGCAGCGCCTCGGCCGGCTGCATCAGCAGCATCACCATGAAGCCGTACGAGTTCCGCGCGTACGTGCCCGATGGCAAGTTCGTCGAGATCACACCCATGATCACCGGCTTCATCCCGGGCCCGTCGGACAACCCTGGAAAACACGACAGCTCCTTCGACTCGACCTTTGCCGACGGCCGATTGGACCTTCGTCTGGAATTCTCCGTCGAGATGGCCGACTGCGACTCCATCACCAAGGCCATCACGATCCTCACTACGACCAAGGACGGCGAGGGAACGGGCAGCTCTGCCAGGATCACCCAGGTCACCTGCGGCCTCATCCAGAACCCCACCAAGCGCGATCTGGTCGGCTTCGTGCCGTCCCTCTTCTTTTGGTCCGCCAAGCTCACGTCCCTCGCCGACGGCATCCACAAGGTCGTGGTCGAGAACGCGCCTGCCAAGAAGACGGGATCGACCACGGCGGCGCGCGACGTGTTCCTCTTCCGGTTCGGCAAGCTCAACAACCCCGTGGTCTGGCCGCAGGTCGCCAACTACTCGACGACGCTGGTCTCGGGCACCAAGGACGCCATGAGCATCACGCACTCGGCGCCGGGAGCGACAAAGTGGCGCTACACCACCAACTGGGGCACCATGTGGAGCGACTGGCAGCCGTACACGGGCGAGCAGACCGTGTCCATCTCGCCCATGGTCTGGTCGGGAACGGCCAAGCAGCAGTGGGAGGGCACGCACGTCACGGTGCAGTACCACAGCGCGCCGCTCGGCAGCTCGTCCATCAAGCAGCACGGCGACCTCAACTGGGGCACCCCGCGCCGCCTGCCGCACGTCTTCCTCCACGGGCCCTTCAACAAGTGGGGTTACGACGCCGGTGTCCTCAACACCATGGCCCTGGCCGGCGCTGGCCTCTGGGAGAAGCACTTTTTCTACGAGTGGCCCGCCAACTTCCAGTTCAACATTTGGGGCATCAACCCCGACGGCCAGCCTGACGCCACCTTCATCTACGGCGACGTCGACAATGATGGCGTCGCTGATCGTCTCCCTCCCAGCTCGCTCGCCAACAACGTCGTCAACATCACCTCTGGGCCCCCGATGCCGTATTGGTCGTGGAAGATCCAGTTCGACGACACCAACCTGACCATCAAAAAGGTTCCTCAGGGACACATCGCCGTCCAGGTCATCCTCATGTTCCTCCTGGCTACTGGTTCGGTGATCTTGGCCGCCGTGTCGGGATGGATCTACGTGGCGGGTTTCTACAAGGTCAAGGTCAACAAGTCTGGCTTcagcaagaagaagggctTCCCCCTGAAGCTCAACCTGTCTAGCGTGAACCTCATGTCCAGGGAGAAGGAAAAGGGCATGGGAATGGAGATGGCCACCGTCACCCCATCGCCCATGGTCTCGCTCACCCCGGCTCCCGGtggtgccgccgctgctgctggcaagGATGGCAAGCGCCGCAAGGTCCTCATCGCCACAATGGAGTACAACATTGACGACTGGAAGATCTCCATCAAGATCGGTGGTCTCGGTGTCATGGCCAAGCTCATGAGCACAGCTCTCCCGCACTGTGATATTATTTGGGTGGTCCCCGTGGTCGGTGATGTCGAGTACCCCGTCGACACGCCGGCCGAGTCCATGTTTGTGAACATCATGGGCTCATCCTACGAGGTCAAGGTCCAGTACCACTACCACGAGAACATTACCTACGTCATCCTGGACGCCCCCGTCTTCCGCACCCAGACCAAGGCCGACCCGTACATCGCCCGCATGGACGACATTGAGAGTGGTATCCTGTACGCCGCCTGGAACAGCTGTATCGCCGAGGCCATCCGCCGCTTCAGCCCCGACATCTACCACATCAACGACTACCACGGAGCCGCCGCCCCGCTCTACCTCCTCCCGCAGACCATCCCCGTCTGTCTCTCGCTCCACAACGCCGAGTTCCAGGGTCTCTGGCCCATGCGAACGCCCGAGGAGAGCAAGGAGGTGTGCGAGGTGTTTGGCCTGGCCCCCGAGATCGTCACGCAGTACGTGCAGTACGGCGCCGTCTTCAACCTGCTGCACGCCGGTGCCAGCTACCTCCGTCTGCACCAGCGCGGGTTCGGCGCCGTGGGCGTGTCCAAAAAGTACGGCGACCGTTCGCTGGCCCGCTACCCCATCTTCTGGAGTCTCAAGAACATTGGCCAGCTGCCCAACCCGGACCCCTCGGACAGGGACGACTGGGACCCgtcgcaggcggcggagcagcagcagcccgaGGACATACAGATCgacgaggaggccgaggccaagcGTGGCGACCTCAGGCGGCAGGCTCAGGAGTGGGCCGGCCTCAACGTCGACCCGGACGCGGACCTGTTTGTGTTTGTCGGTCGCTGGTCGCTGCAAAAGGGCGTGGACCTCATCGCCGACATCTTCCCCAGCGTGCTGGAAAAGTACCCCAAGACCCAGCTGATCGCCGTCGGTCCCGTCATCGACCTGTACGGCAAGTTCGCCGCCCTCAAGCTGGAGAAGCTCATGCAGAAATACCCCGGCCGCGTCTTCAGCAAGCCCGAGTTCACCTCGCTGCCGCCCTACATCTTCTCGGGAGCCGAGTTCGCCCTGATCCCCTCGCGCGACGAGCCCTTTGGTCTGGTGGCGGTCGAGTTCGGCAGGAAGGGTGCGCTGGGTGTGGGTGCCAGGGTCGGTGGTCTGGGTCAGATGCCGGGCTTCTGGTACACGGTGGAGTCGACCAGCCCGCAGCATCTGCTGTACCAGTTTGAGCACGCCATCACGTCGGCGCTCAAGTGCAAGACCAAGAAGCGGGCGCTGATGCGCGCGTGGTCGGCCAAGCAGCGTTTCCCCGTGGCGCAGTGGCGCATGCAGATCGACTCGCTCTACGACCAGTCCATCCGCATCCACAACAAGGAGgccgccaagaagaagtCGGGCGGCCGCAGCGGTGGCCTCTTCCCCCTGAGCCCCTCGGTGCAGAGCCCGAACCCCAACACCCGCCTCATCGGCAGCAACAGCCCGCTGTCTCCCATCCCCGGCAGCTCCGCCGGCCCACCGTCACCCGGCGCCGACGCTTCGAGGACGCGATCGCTCATCGGCCCGACGCCCACCAGCCCCGGCCTCATGTCGCCCTACGGCGCACCCGACGACGGCCCGCGGCTCAGCGCCCCCCGCTTCCCCTGGACCGACCtccccagcagcaacaaccgcGACTCGACCATCTCGGTCATGACCACGGACAGCACGGGCTTCCGGGCGCAGTCCGAGGGCGCCGAGGGCGACATGCTGGGgatgccgacgccgccgcccaagaGCTTCTACCAGCAGTCGCGCAACAGCTCCATGCTGTCGCTCAAGGACGTGGTCGGCGAGCGCCACGACTTCAAGCTGCAAAAGGTCGACCAGAACTTCACCGACAGCAACGAGGAGTTCTACTACGAGTTCAGCGCCATGCTGGACGACAACCTGACCGCCAAGAACTCCACCACCGAGATGTGCATCGAGTCCTTCCTCAAGAAGAGCGAGAAGGAGTGGTTCGCGCGGTACCGCAACGCCAAGCTGGGCATCTCGCGCGACGCCAGCAGGTCCCGGCCCGGCTCGCCGAGCGGCAGCAGGCCCCAGTCGAGGGGTGGTGACAGCCGCAACACGAGCGTTGTGAGTCGTGGTAGGGCGCGCCACCGAAGCGCGTCGAGGAGTGGTCTGCACATTGTCGACAATTCTGACGAGAGCCAGACCTCGCCTTGGACCGACGATGAGTTTCTGCTTGGTGATGGATACAAGGCGCCGACTGGTATCAAGAA ATTCCTCTCCCGCCGCGTCGGCGACTGGCCCATCTACTCCTTCTTCCTCGTCTTTGGCCAAATCATCTCCATCAACTCGTACCAGATCGTGCTCCTCACCGGCGAGACCTCGCAAGAACCCGCCAAGCTCTACACCACGGCCGGAACCTACTGCGCCACCTCGGTCATCTGGTTCTTCATGTCGCGCTACTTCAAGAGCGTCTACGCCCTGTCCATCCCCTGGTTCTTCTTTGGCCTCGCCTTCCTCTGCCTGGGCGTCGCCCCCTTCATCGCCGAGTggagtgtccggggtcccctgcaggacgccgccaccgcctttTACGCCGCCGGCGCGAGCCACGGCGCCATCGCCTTTGCGCTCAACTTTGGCGACGAGGGCGGCGCCCCGACCCGGCAGTGGGTCACCCGCGCGCTGGTGGTCACCGGCTTCGCGCAGGTCTACTCCCTCGGCCTCTGGTACTGGGGCACGCTGGTGGCCAACGGATCGTACTCGGTGTCGGGCTTCATCGGGGCGACGGCGGTGCCCCGGGCGGTCGTCATCTGCATCCCCATCTGCTTCATCCTCTGGGCCATCGGCATCATCGTGTACCTGGGCCTGCCCGACTTTTACCGGCAGTCGCCCGACACCATCCCGGGCTTCTACATCTCGCTGGCGCGGCGCAAGATCGTGCCGTGCTTCTTCGCCATGGTCATCATCCAAAACTACTGGATGTCGGCGCCGTACGGCCGCAACTgggcctttttgttttcgtcGCAGTTCGTCCCCGGCTGGGGCGTCGTGCTGCTCGCCATCTTCTTCCTGCTGGGCCTGTGGTCCGTCATCCTCTACGCGCTCAGccgcctggccgacgagcaCACCTGGCTGCTCCCCATGCTCGCCATCGGCCTGTGCGCCCCACGCTGGGCCCAGATGCTGTGGGGCGTCTCGGGCATGGGCATGTACATCCCCTGGATCCCGAACCCCGTCGCTGGCGCCGTCATCTCGCGCTGCCTGTGGCTGTGGCTCGGCCTGCTCGACAACATCCAGGGTGTCGGCTTCGGCATGATGCTGCTCGCCACCCTGACCCGCACCCACGTCCTCGCCGTCCTCATGGGCGGCCAGGTCTTTGGTTCCGCCTTCACCATGCTCGCCCGCGCCACCAGCCCCAACCGCCTCATCCCCACCGTCACCTTTCCCGACTTTAGCGAGAGCATCGGCGCCGGCCTGTCGCAGCCCTGGTTCTGGGCCTGCTTGGGTTTCCAGCTCCTGATCCCCTTGGCCTTTTCCAAGGTCTTTAGAAAGGAGCAGGTTTCAAAGCCATAA
- a CDS encoding alpha-amylase: MHPPAPRNGHQPHHPNGDATSNGHPAPNMEQLYVVPDHGPCPPNRTLFEAFEWYLPAQHNHWRRLADRIPSLAALGVTDLWIPPACKGAWYTSNGYDVYDLYDLGEFDQRGARQTKWGSKEELLRLVDVANRHGVGVLFDAVLNHMTGADETERVLAVNVDTNDRRQEISTPHQIEAWTKFNFPGRGDTYSPLRWTAEHFTGVDYDQASKTNGIWKFLGKEWAPDVDGEFGNYDFLMCTDIDHSHPEVRRNFFHWVQWLASQMRLGGLRLDAVKHISASFMRDFVGLVQNTVGRDWLLLGEYWSGDVKALLGYLEQLDHRISLVDVPLVESFSRISRGEQPDLRRVFENTLAAIKPNNAVTFVVNHDTQTGQTLETPVEPFFIPIAYALILLRANHGTPCVFWCDLYGTLLPSRPGPAPLGGLLTARLMLARKLWAYGTEAAYFCGKGAETCVGFTRFGHPARSGGAGLAVVANTGFERAARRMCVGSRHAGERWTDLLRQVWGVVVVDAAGYAEFPVGPRGVSVWVHEMAEGRDVVEGLTSL; this comes from the exons ATGCATCCCCCAGCGCCACGCAACGGCCACCAGCCACACCACCCAAACGGCGACGCCACGTCCAACGGCCACCCGGCCCCCAACATGGAGCAGCTCTACGTGGTGCCGGACCACGGGCCGTGTCCGCCCAACCGGACGCTGTTCGAGGCGTTTGAGTGGTATCTCCCCGCGCAGCACAACCACTGGCGCCGGCTGGCCGACCggatacccagcctggcCGCGCTGGGCGTCACCGACCTCTGGATCCCGCCCGCCTGCAAGGGTGCCTGGTACACGAGCAACGGCTACGACGTCTACGACCTGTACGACCTGGGCGAGTTCGACCAGCGCGGCGCCCGGCAGACCAAGTGGGGATCCAAGGAGGAGCTGCTGCGGCTCGTCGACGTCGCCAATCGGCACGGCGTTGGGGTGCTGTTTGATGCTGTCCTCAATCACATGACGGGTGCCGACGAGACGGAGAGGGTCTTGGCTGTTAATGTTGATACTAATG ACCGTCGCCAAGAAATAAGCACGCCACACCAGATTGAGGCTTGGACCAAATTCAACTTCCCAGGTCGAGGCGACACGTATAGTCCGCTCAGGTGGACCGCGGAGCATTTTACTGGTGTCGACTATGACCAAGCCTCCAAGACCAATGGCATCTGGAAGTTTTTGGGCAAAGAATGGGCGCCCGACGTTGATGGAGAATTCGGCAATTACGATTTTCT CATGTGCACCGACATCGACCACAGCCACCCCGAGGTCCGGCGCAACTTTTTCCACTGGGTGCAGTGGCTCGCGTCGCAGATGAGGCTGGGCGGGCTGCGTCTCGACGCCGTCAAGCACATCTCGGCGTCTTTTATGCGCGACTTTGTGGGCCTCGTGCAAAACACCGTCGGGCGGGACTggctcctcctcggcgagTACTGGAGCGGGGACGTCAAGGCCCTGCTGGGGTACCTCGAGCAGCTCGACCACCGGATATCGCTCGTCGATGTTCCTCTGGTTGAGAGCTTCTCTCGCATCTCGCGCGGGGAGCAGCCGGATCTGAGAAGAGTTTTTGAAAACACCCTGGCGGCCATAAAACCAAACAATGCAGTC ACTTTTGTTGTGAACCACGATACA CAAACCGGACAAACCCTAGAG ACACCAGTAGAACCCTTCTTCATCCCGATCGCCTACGCCCTGATCCTCCTGCGCGCTAACCACGGCACGCCGTGCGTCTTCTGGTGCGACCTGTACGGCACGCTGCTGCCGTCGCGGCCGGGCCCGGCGCCGCTGGGCGGCCTGCTGACGGCGCGGCTGATGCTGGCCCGCAAGCTCTGGGCGTACGGCACCGAGGCGGCCTACTTTTGCGGCAAGGGCGCCGAGACCTGCGTCGGCTTCACGCGCTTCGGCCACCCCGCGCGCTCCGGCGGGGCCGGGCTGGCCGTCGTGGCCAACACGGGCTTCGAGCGCGCGGCCAGGCGCATGTGCGTCGGGTCCCGGCATGCCGGCGAGCGCTGGACCGACCTGCTCCGCCAGGT